From the Acidovorax sp. NCPPB 3576 genome, the window AGGGTTAGCAGATCCTGCACGATGGCAAGCCGGCGGGCGTGGGCCACCCGAAAATCCAGGGTTGCGGCAGCTTCACCGGGGATGCGGCAGACATGCCTGAGCAACACGTCACGCACGCAGATGTTGGGCGCTTGCCAGTCCTCCAGGTGGCGCTCCAGCCCATCGTAGCGGCCCAGCCATTGCAGCAGCCTCGATGTCCAGCTGGCCAGGCCCAGCGTGGATAGGTGCTGCACGATCGAATAGACCGCGTGAGCGTGGTCCAGTGCATCGCGGCCAGAATGTGGCCATCCCGCGTTCGGTGCGGGGTTGCTGTGCTGCGCCCTCAGCCGCGGTTGCTGCGGAGGAGTGGGTGGCGAGAATTCAGAGTCCAGTGCATCTTCCATGATGGCGAGGCACTGTAGAGACGATCTGTTGGGCGCGCTAGCGAGAACCGTTCGCGACATGGCGGAGGGTTTACGCTTGCTTGGCCGGCCCGGTTCTGCTACGCATGCGATGAAACAAGAAAGAAAGGGAATGAATGCAGACCATGAAACAATCGCCTGACATGAAGCAGCAGTTCGCTCAAACACTGCGACAGGCTATGGAAAACGCTGGCTATGCGGCCAAGCCCGCCGTGCTACAGCGCGAGTTCAACAGCCGACACCCGGCCGAAAAGCCCATCACGCTGCATGGCGTGCGCCGCTGGTTGATGGGAGAGACCATTCCCAGCTATCCCAAGCTGCAGGTGCTATCCGATTGGCTGGGGGTGCCTGTCCACGACCTTATGCACGGCACAACCGTCCCTTCAGGCAGGCCGACGAAAACGCCCAATCCGTCTCGGCCCATGGGTTATGAAGACCGGCAGGTAGTCGAGGCGTTTCTCAAGTTGCCCGCTGCACCACGTCGCATCGCGCGGGATGTGATACTTGCCATCGCCCGTGCGGATGAGGTCGGCAGATCTTCGTGATCGTGCGGGTTTCATCGACTAAAAAAGGGAGTTTCTTATGAGATTGAATCGTCTGGATCTGGCGGGCTTGGTTGGGGGTGCGATGCGTCCTGGGGCCGACATCGGTCCCGCAGACGTGCAGTCGGAGGGCAGTTACCGACGTGGCTACCAGCAAGCCATCGCCGAGGTGGCCGCGCAATTGCGCGCCGACCAGCCCGTGACCCCTGAACTGCTGGATGCCTGGGTGGAAGGCATCGGCATGCAGTGGCGGCATGGCAGCCCCCTCGACCGAAAGATTGTTGCGCCGGCACTGGTCGAGACTTGAAATGGGATGCCGCAGAAAGGCCGTATCGATATACTGGTGTTTCATACAGCTTTTTGGAGAGCGCCATGAATGCCATCGAGACCCGATACACCGTTGCCCTGCGCGACTGCCCTAGCCTTTCCGCGAGCGAGCGCATTGCGGCCGAGGCCGCCTACGCTCGCTCCCTGGAGCGCCTGCTCGGAGGGCCGGGGTGCATCGTGGAAACCCTCGCATCCGTGCAGCGCATTCAGGAGCAGTAGGACGATGACGCCTCGCCCGAAGCCCGCGCGCGGGCCCTGGCGACGATCAACCGCTGGGCGAAGGCCGCTGCGGTAGCGCGCCAAGCTGGCCTGGGCGAGTTGCAAGGCGAGGCCGAGGACGGCTACTTCGAGGTCCGGCTGGACTGACCACCGTGGACCAGATCGCCATCGCCATTCTGGGCGCTGCGGCAGCCTGGCTCTCGCAGTCCCGTGTCCAGCGCAAGCGCGGTGGGCCTGCATCTTCGGGATGCTGGGTCAGCCCTTCTGGTTCTATGCCGCCTGGAAAGCCGACCAATGGGGCATCTTCGTGGTGTGCGTGCTGTACGCGATCGCCTGGATGCGGGGACTGTGGGTGCACTGGCTCTCGCCTCGGCGAGTAACGGGCGTGGGGACGATTCAGATTGCTCCAGGTCGGGAGCGTTGATCTTGAGTTGTTGGGGAGTAAACTGGCAACATGGAACTGGAAATCTATCGCGCACTGGTGAAGATCAATGTGTCCCCCGAGGATGCGCAAGCCGTGGCCGAATCGATCAACAAGGAGATCGACAAGCGCTACACCTTGCATGCAGCTCAACTATTCACTAAAGCTGATGGTGGGGAATTGAAAGCGGACGTCATCAAATGGTGCGTCGGCACCATGTTTGCTGCTGTGGGCCTCTTTGCCGCGATCACCAAACTCTGGCACTGATTCAAGTTACTCCACGCCTTCGGGCCCGCCTTGTGCGGGCTTTTTTCTGCCCGCTGCGCCAGTGTGGTTGGCCAGAACTGGGGCAGGTGCTGACAGGGCAAGAGCGGCATTCTTGCGTGGAAACGCTTGCCACTGGATCTACTCGACGTTGCCCCATCGGCCGCCGATAGGCTGATTCACCCCTCCAGCATCACCTGCTGCACGCTCTTTTTGTTGTATGTTGTATTGAAATACAACATACAACATACAACATATAACATATAACAAATACAGGTTGGAATTCGTCGCGGCGGTAGGGCTGCCCCCTTTCATCATCGACCTCCGAGCGCTGCCGGGCTTTGGCCTTGCAGCCTCGGGTGCTGCATGGCCTTTCGGGATCATGGGCCGGCGCCCCGCCGCCGGCCCATGACTCATCTCCCGTAAAAGCCCTTTCCCCTGTCCCCGTAGGCCCTTTCGTGCGTCCGACGATTTAGGAGGACGCACGCCCTTTGGATAGGCCCCTTGCGCCCGTAGAAAGCCCCTTGCCCGTAGGCCCCCCGCCCTGGGGGGCGCCTTTCTCGTGCATGCGTCTTTCACCTATGGCATTTCGCAGAATTCCGCAATTTTTCATGCCTACCACTGTGCGGAACGATCGTCAAGCGTAAACCGTCCGCCACGTGGCGGAGGGTTTCGGCTTGAGGCCACCACCTACAAAAAAGACACTGCCGGCCATTGGCGACGTTTCCCGGATGGGTGACGTCTTTGGCCCGCAGTCTCTCGGCTTGCGGGCGTTTTCTCTACAGGTGGTGGATTCATGGGGCAGGCGCACGCAAGGGCGGCAGGTGCAGCGGCAATAGCAACTGCAGTAGGAGTGCTTGGCTGGCTGGCGATGCCGGCAAAGGCGCAGGCGGTAGGAGATGGCTCGGTGCGCATCGGCCGCTACAGCACGCAGCAGGCGGTGCCGGTAGCGAGCGCGAGCGATCCGCTCGCCGTCTTCGCCACCATCACCTTCCCGCGCCAGCAGGTGAGGACCGTGGGGGACGCCGTGCGCCATACGCTCCTGCGCACCGGCTGGCAGCTGGTCGATGTCGCCGCTCTCTCGCCCGAAGCCTCTCGCTTCCTGGCACTGCCGCTCCCCGAGTCGCAACGCATGTTAGGTCCCTACCGAGTGCAGGACATCCTGGACTTGCTGCTGGGGACCACCTGGCAGTGGCACCGCGATCCGGTGCAAAGGCGTCTCTGGTTCACCGTGACGCCTGCCTATGCCCAGTTGACGCAGACCCACGCTGCCGAGGCTTCGGCCAGTGCGTCCACGCAAGCCGTGGCCGACCGGGATGCTCGGTCTTCACCGGGCGTGCCGCTGGACGCCGCACCCGCCGATGCCAAGGAGGCCGACGATGCAGCAGCACGTTGAGCGCGACACGGCGCACGAGCCCGGCCCGCAAACGCACCAGGATCACGAGATCGACCTCCTGCTGGACCACCAGGACGACGTGCATCGCCAGGACGGCCAGAGAATCGAAGGCCAGGATGCTGCCCGGGCATGGCACCCCGACACCGCCGCGATGCCGCTGGCGGATGACCCGGAATCGGCATCGGCTGTGGATACAGGTACGCGCTCGCGCCGGCCATTCGGCAAGGCTACGACCCTCATCCTGGTCTTGCTGCTAGCGAGCATCGCCTGGGTGGCCTATGGCCGACTGACGCGCTCTGCAGCCGCCTTGGCGCCAGAGCCTGCAGCACTTGCCCAACCGGCCGAACCTTCGGTCACTGCCGATCCCGCCAAGGCCGATCCTGTCTCAGCTGGGGTGAGCCCTGCGGCCAGCCTTACCACGGCGGCAGCGTCATCGCCGGCATCGCAATCGGCGGTGACCTCAAGCGTCGCCACGCCGCAGGCCTTGCCGGAGCCGACGTACCCGGATCTGCCCGCCATTGACGCCGCCCCTGAGTCGGCCAGCACGCCGAGACCGGGCACCGTTGAACCCGGCGCGGCTTCACTGGGCACAGTGGCAATCACCGGCGTCCAGGACCAGCGGCTGGAGCGGCTGGAGTCCCAGCTCGCTCGCATCGAAACGCTGCTGACGCAGCGCCCGCCAAGCCAGGCGGCTCCCGCAGTGCCTGCTGCCAACGCCGCCGTGTCGGCCACCCGCCCCCAGGTCCGGCCTCGCGTTCCAGCCGCCAAGCCTGCCGCAGCGGTCAAGCCGGAAGAGCCAAAAATCGCCGGCCAACTGCTGTCCGTTGACCTCTGGGACGGCCGCCCTTCCATCGTCGTGGGCACCGGCGAGACCGCGGACCAGCGCGTGCGGGTGCTGCAACAGGGCGACTCCTACAACGGCATCACCCTCAAATCCATTGACGTGGCCGCGCGCCGCGCCACGTTCGACGTGGGCCAGGGCCGTCTGGTCCAGCTGTCGGTGGAGGGCCAATGACCATGCAAGGGATGCACTCGATGGCGACCATCGCTCACTGGTCCGTGGCTTGTCTGATCGCACTCGGCGCCACCACAACCTCGCTGGCCCAGCCAAAGACCCAGCAGCAGCGCACGCAGGAGGTGACGAGCCAGCGAGGCGGCGCCGACCGTGCGGGCACGGTGCTGGACGAGAGCGACCAGCTCATCGCCTCCATCTGGGGCCTCTCTTCCGAAGAGATGCTGCGCGCCAAGGTCCTGCTACAGGGGCCGCGCAAGTCGTTCTCCGTGGAGAACCTCTCGCCCGTCGAGGCGCTTGGCATCCACGCCCGCAGCGATGCGGAGCGCCGCAAGTACGCCGAGATGTTCGCGCGCACCTTCCACGCGGATGTGGAGCGCTCGCTCGCCTGGAATGCCGCCTTCACGGAGGCGATGGCCCGGATGTATCCCAATGAGCCTGTCATGGACTTCAGCGGCCAGGCCAAGGTGGCCGCGCCCATCGGCACGGCGGACGTGCTCAATGTGCCTCGCTCCCTGGTGGTCGATACCGCGCCAGGCGCCAGCGCACCGAAAGCGGCAAAGGTCCGCTGATGCAGACGATGCTGCCACGCCGATCCATGGTGCTGGGTTTGCTGGCGGGCATGCCCGCTTGTGTCATGTGTGCAGAGCCCAACGGCCCATGGTTGCCCTACCGGCTCGAGGATGTGAAGCGGATCGAGCCGACAGGCGCGCAGATCTCGCGCACGCCGACCGCTGCGATGCGCCGCATCGAACCCGTAGTACAGGACATGCTCTCCGCATCCATGGTGCAGAGTCACCCACCGAAGGCCTACGCGGTCACCGCAGGGCGCATGGGCGTCCCGCCCTGGCTGCTCTTCGGCGTCGCCCTGCAGGAATCCAAGCTCAAGTTCGGCGAGCGCACCCTGCCCTACCCGTGGACGCTGTGCGTGCGTGGACAGGGACTGCGCTACGCCGACTACCCCGAGACGCTGGCCGCACTCAAGGGCTTCATCGCCCGCCGCGTGACCAACATCGACATCGGCGCGATGCAGGTCAACTGGCACTGGCATGGCGACAAGCTCAAGCAGCCCGAGCGCGCCCTCGATCCTTATCCCAACCTCGCCGTGGGAGCGCAGATCCTGCGCGGGCATTTCGAGGCGGGCGGCAACTGGCGCCGCGCCATCGCGCTCTATCACACGGGCTCGGACAACACCCACGAGACCCTCTCGCGCGGCGCGCGCTATGCCGATCAGGTGCTCCAGCGACTGGGGCGCATGGGCGTGCCCGTGTCTGCGCTGCTGCACAGCGTGCCGCGCCCATCTTCGGAGGCCTCGCGTGCACAGGCTTGATTCAGTGGTCCTGGCTTGTGCCCTGATGTGGACTGCTGCTGCGAACGCCGGCCAGCCTGCACTGCAACAGATCCATGGCAGCGATGCCACCGTGCCAGTGGCTCCCTACCTGGCCGCGCTCGTGGGCGGCGAGGACCAAGAAGGCGTGATGCAGGGCGTGGCATTCCCGCTTCGCACCCAGCTGCGCCAGGGCGTGCTGACCGCCGAGGGAGTGGCCGTTTTCAACGCCCGCTGGATGACCCAACCCATCGTCGTGATGGGCACCGACTGGGCATCGCTGCAGTGGCTGCAACTGCACCAGGACCGTCTGCGTGGCCTTGGTGCCGCGGTGATCGTCGTCGCCGCCGACAGCGAGGACGAGTTCAAGACGCTGCAGCGCGCCGCAGCCGGTGTGCCGGTTGCGCCCGCGCAGAGTCCATGGCTGGAGTCCCGCATGCGTGCGGCCGGCGTTGCCATCTACCCCATCCTCATCGACCTCGATGGCCGGGCGCGCCAGGTCCTCTTCGACGGTGCCGAGGACGATCTCGGGAAAATCGGGAAAGGCACGCCATGAAGAACCACGCGGTCCTGGAGGCGCTGCTGCGCCCGCCCATTGAGTTGTGGAGCGTGGCCATGGCCTGGGGCGTGGCCCTGGTGGCGGTCGTCGCGCCGTGGGCGCTCATGATGCCGCCCCTGCTGGGCTGGGTGGCGGCAGTGATCGCCTTCGCGTTCGGCTACCAGCGCCTGCGCCAGGCGCTGCAGATCCTGCGCTACCAGCACTACATGAAGTATTACAAGGTCACGCGCATCTCGCCGTCCAAGATCCCGGTAGGCAAGGATGAGTATTACCTGGGAGAAGGCTTCGAGTGGACGCAACTGCACACCCAGCGCAAGCGGGATGCCACGCGCACGGAAGCCGAGCCGTTCGTGAAGCCCAGCGCCACAGAGGTCGCCATGCGCCGCTGGGGCACGAAGCTCAACGAGGACATGCAGGCGAAGCTGCGCAGGAATCCCTCCGAGCCCACCTTGCTCGTGCGCGCCCTCGCGGGCGCCCTGGCCAGCGAAGCCTGGTTCAATCCCCTGCGCTCCTATCCTGACCTGGGCGGCTCGCCCATCCTGCACGGCGTGGGTGCGCTGCAGGAAGGCCCCGTCAAGATGCGCCAGTCTTCGCGCTCCGGCCACATGATCGTCATGGGCACCACGCGTGTGGGCAAGACGCGCATGCTGGAGATGTTCGCCACCCAGGACATCCACGCCGGCCACGTGACCATCGTGATCGATCCCAAGGGTGACGCGGAATTGATGCTGCGTCTGTACGCGGAAGCCGCCCGCGCAGGTCGGCTGGACCAGTTCTACCTGTTCCATTTGGGCTACCCCGAGATTTCCGCGCGATACAACGGCATCGGCAATTTCGCGCGCATCACCGAGGTGGCCACGCGCGCGACCAATGCCCTGCCGTCCTCTGGCAACTCGGCCGCGTTCAAGGAGTTCTCCTGGCGCTTCACCAACATCGTGGCGCAGGCCCAGGTGGCGCTCGGGCGCGTGCCGACCTACGAGACGCTGCTCAAAGACGTGACCGGCATCGACGGGCTGTTCATGGACTACGCCCGGATGATCTTCACGCGCCTGGCACAACAAGGTCAACACACCGAATGGGAGAAGCGGGTCGCCGCCCTCGAAGCGGTCGTGGGCACCAAGGGTGGGCCAGCCGTGCCGCGCAGCCTGGCCGACCGCACGCCCGATTTGGTGGCGATGTTCCTCTGGATCAGGGACTCCAAGGTCGAGGACACGGTGTTGCGAGGCCTGGCCGCCGCGTTCAGCTACGAGCGATCGTTCTACGAGAAGATCATCGCCAGCCTCGGGCCGTTCCTCGAAAAGCTCACCACCGGCGCCGTGGGCAAGCTGATCTCCCCGGACTACTTCGATGCCAGCGACAAACGGCCGGTCTTCGACTGGATGACCGTGATGCGCCAGGGCGGCATCGTCTATGTGGGCCTGGATGCCCTGTCCGACTCGGTGGTGTCCTCGGCCGTGGGCAATTCCATGCTGGCCGACCTCGTGAGCGTGGGCGGCAAGCTCTACAAGACCGGGCTTGATCCGCACCACCCGGATGGCAAGCTGCAACTGCCCACCGTGTGCTGCCACTTCGATGAGGTCAATGAGATCGCAGGCCCCGAATTCGTGCCCATGGTCAACAAGCTGGGCGGGTCGGGCTTTCGGATCACGGCCTACACGCAGTCGATGTTCGACATTGAGGCGCGCGTGGGCGACAAGGCCAAGGCCGGGCAGATCCTGGACAACTTCAATCACCTGGTGATGCTGCGGGTGCGTTCGGTCACCACGGCCAACCTGCTGGCCGAGCAGGTGCCGCAAGTGGAGGTCGTGCACCTCACGCCCATGTCCGGCGTCACCGACACGGCGGCGCAGGGCACGGGCGTGGACTTCACGTCCCGCAACGACGACATCGTGACCACCACCAAGGTGGCGATGATCGAGGCGGCCGACCTTCTCAGCCTGCCGCAGGGCCAGGCGTTCGCGCTGCTGGAGGGAAACCGACGCTTCAAGATTCGCATCCCGCTGGCGGACTCCACCAACGATCCGTTCGTTCCCGAGTCGCTCAAGAAGGTGGCCAGCGACATGCGCAACCGCTACCGCACCAGCGAGCAATGGGCCAAGGAGACGGACTGGATGGGCGACTGGATGTCCGCGCAGCCGTTGGGCGCTGCGGCCGCGGACCTGATCGCCACCGACCTGGCGCAGGAGGACGCGGGTGCACATGAAACCGCTGTGAATGAGGCCGTGATGACCAGCACCGCCCTGGGTCAGATCATGAGGCACGGATCATGAGCGGCGCTCCTCCCAAGGGACCGGTGCGCCCTCGCACGCGCGGCCCCGTCGAACTCGCGCTGGAGATCGGCATCGGCCTGACCTTCGTGGCGCTGTTCTCCTGGTTCGTGGGCATCCTCATCGAGATCGGCGGGATGTACTGGCTCTGGAAAGACGAGGGTGCGGGCCATGCGCGCACGCTGGTGGAGCAGGACCTGGGCTACATCGCCGCGGCACCGCGCAGCCTCCTGGTGCCGGACACGGTGGCGTTTTCCCGGCAAATCGTGCGATGGGTGGAGATGCCCTACGAGCGCCTCGGCGTGCTGCGCTGGTACGACCGCTTCAACGGTCCGCAGGCGGCAGCAGAGCCCAACCCCTCCAGCGCCAACGCAGCCGGGGGAAATCCGTTGTCCAAAGGCATGGGGCGGGCCAGCCGCTCCATGGGCAAGCTCCTGTCGCAATGGGCGCTGGTCTCGATGTACGTCGCGCAGGACGTGCTGCTGCGCATGTCGGTGGCGCTCTTCGCCCTGCCCGCCTTCGTCCTCGCCTGCCTGGTGGGGGCCGTCGATGGCCTGGTGCGCCGCGATCTGCGCCGCTGGGGCGGCGGGCGTGAAAGCTCCTTCGTCTATCACCACGCCAAGCGCTACACCGCCTGGTCGCTCACCGGCGGCTTCGGCCTCTATCTCACCTGGCCCTTCGGCGGCTTCAACCCCGCCTACATGGTCCTTGTCTTCACCGTCCTAGTCGCCGCCACCCTCTCGACCACCGTGGCGGCATTCAAGAAATATGTCTGAACTCATCAGGAGAACAATGATGCAATCCCCGCCCTCCCACGAAACTGGCCAACGCTGCCGCAGTGCCTGGCTGATCGCCCTGCTGCTGGCGGCGGGCGCGGCCGCAACCGCTCCCGCGCATGCCGGCGACGAGGACACCGAGCGCGAGCACCTGGCGCGCATCGCGCACGAGATCGAGCGCGTGCAGGCCATGGTGGCCACCGCCGCGCAGGATGCGCCCACCGGCCAGCGCGTCAAGTTCCGCTACGACTGGCTGTCCAGTGACTTGCAGATGCTCCGCGAGGGCATCGAGCGGCACACCGACACCCCGCGCCAGCCACGGCCCGTGGCACCGCTGCGCGGCGACTACCGCCAGTGATCCCTGCTTGCCGCACACCAACTGCACGGACACCCCCATGAACCAGACCATGCGCGAGGCCTTCCGCACCGGCTCGGGCGCCGATCCCGCGGCCTTCAAGACCACGCTCACGCTCATCGTGAGCGCCGTGGTCCTGACCTTCTTCGCCTGGATCGTGCTGCAACTCATGGATGCCTACCGCCACGAGCGCATCACCGCGGTGGAGGCCACCGTCGCCGGCGTCAAGGCCATGGTGCTGCTCTCGCTCGTCTTCTACGTCGTGGTCTAGCCGCGACCGTTTTCCATCCCACTTTCATTGAAGGACCCATTCACATGCCATCGTCCCGACTTCAACGCCTCCAGGCGCTCGCCCGCAACACCTTCGCCCTCGCCCGGGATCGCGCAGCCCGCGCGCTGCTCGCGCCATCGGTCGCCCTGCTCTGCACCCCGGCCCTGGCCGCCTTGCCCAACGTGCATAAGCCGACCGAGGCGATCGGCGGCGGCACGGTCGCCGAAGGCGATTGGCTCGGGTATTTCGGAGGGTATTTCAAGGCGGGCCTGACCGTGCTGGGCCTGGTGCTTGCGGCCGTCGGGCTGGTCTACGTGGTGGCCGGTGCGCTTGCCAAATGGCGTGCTTATTCCGCTGGCAAGGCCGACATATCCGACCTGAAGGAATACTTCATCATGGGCGCGATCTTCGCGGTCATGCTGGTCATGCTGGTGACCCAGGCGCTGGAAGTGCTGAAGTGATCGGGCCGGGACCACGACACCATGCCACGCAGATCCATCGGCACCGCGGACGCTCCGTCAGCCACGCCGCACACCTTGCAGTCGCCAGCGCGCGGTGCCCCGGTCACGGACCGTGTGAACGTGGAGCCGGCCATCCTGAACGGCATCACCGTGACGGAGGCCAAGGTCATCGGCCTGCTGGCGCTCGCCGTCTTCCTGCTCCTTGGCTCCATCGTCGCCGCGTTCACGGGCCTGTGGCAGGTTCTGGGCATGCTCGCGCTCTTCGGGCCGATGGCGGTGCTGTGGTTCTCCTCGACCTGGCTGGCGCGCATCAAGCGCGGTCGGCCCGATGGTTACTACACCCAGTACCTGCACCTCTGGGCCGCTCGCCAGGGATGGGTCCGGTGCCGCTTCATCGGGCACGAGGGCTGGTGGGACCTGGGCCGCTCCTTCGAGGGCTCTCTTGCCTCACCCTTGCAGCCACCGAGGGAAGTGCCAAAGGACTCGCCCAGCCGCACAGGGGCCGGCAAAGGCACCTGATCCGACCGTTCGACTGAGCCTACCGACATCCCCATGAATCCTTACCTCGACGCCCTGGCCTCGGCCCGGGCACAGAACGCCACGCTGCGCCACGCGATCCTCATCGTCGCCGCCATGGGCGCCCTGGGCATGTACTACGCCCACTCCATGCCCAAGAACCTGGACCTGCACCTGGCGCCCAACGTCAAGGCCGGCGACAGCGTGCACGTGGAGAGCGGCAACGCGCCCGTGCCCGACACCAACGTCTATGGCTTCGCCTACTACATCTGGCAGCAGGTCAACCGCTGGCAGGCCGATGGCGCCAAGGACTATGGCTCGCAGATCTTCGCCCTGCAAGCCTTCGTGACGCCGGCCTGCCGGGCCCAGCTCGAAGCGGACATGCAGTCGCGCTACAACAGCGGCGAGTTGCGCTCGCGCACGCGGCAGATGACCGAGATTCCCGGCTTCGGTTACTCCGGCGCGCGCGTGGTCGCGGACGGCCCGGATGCCTGGACCGTGCTGCTGGACATGCAGCTCATGGAGAGTTTCCGGGGCCAGCCCGTCAAGGATGCGTTCATCCGCTACCCGCTGCGCATCGTCCGCTACGACGTGGACCGCGAGAAGAATCCCTGGCGCATGGCCATCGACTGCTACGGCGCCAACCGTCCGGCGCGCCTGGAGATGAGCGAGGTGCAGGCGGTGCGCAGCGGCCAGGCCGCGCCCAAGCTGCCCACCACCCTCACGCCCGCTGCCCTACCGCGCACGGCCGACCAGCGTGTGGACCCCAACAGTCCCCAAGCCACTCCCCTGCAGGCCCAGGGCGCCTCGGCGTCCGCACCCGCCGGTGCCGCTGCCAACACATCCACTCCTCCGTCCAGCCCTTCGCAATGACTGCTCACCGCACCATGCACCGCTTCACCTACCGACTCTCCGCGCTGGCCGCGGCCGCCTCGATGCTGCCCTGCCTGCCGCAGGCGCAGGAGGTCCGCCAACTCTCCCTGGCCAACGTCCCGCCGGACATGATCGACGCGGGGCCGCAAGCCGGCAAACCGGCCACGAACGACATCGACCTGGGACAGGATCTGTCTCCATCGGGTGCCAATCCGCAGCCTGGCTCATTCGGAGCCGACTCGCCCGCGAGGGCGGCCGCCCAGGCGGCGCGTGCTGGTAGCTCCTCGGCTGCCCGCACCCGCCGCCCGCCTGCCACGGGCGCCGCCGCTCGCGGTGGGGTGGAGCGCACGGTCTTCGAGCGGGCGCCCATCGCCGTGCCGCTGCCCGTGGGCCGTGAGCGGCTGATCACGCTGCCGGCGCCCGCTGCACTGCATGTTCCCCGAGACATGGAATCGGTGGCCCGCCTGGAGGTGATCGACCGCACCCTGTATGCCACGGCCCTTGTCCCCTTCACCACGCTGCGCATCGTCGCGGAACTGGTGGACAGCGGTCAGCAGATCCCGATGGACCTCGTAGCCGGCGAGAGCACTTCCGCGGCCACGTCCGAGCTGGAGGTGTTCGTGGTCGAGCCGGGCAAGGCTTCCGGCGCTGCGGTGTCCGTCGCCTCTGCCGCCGCTGCAGGGGCCGGCGCGAAGGAGGCAGAGCCCGAGCAGCCTGCGGCCGACATGGTGCAACTCACCCGCTATGCGGCGCGGATGCTCTACGCGCCGCGGCGCCTTGCCTACGACCTGCCTGGCGTGCGTCAGGTGGAGGTAGGCACGCAGCCCGTCTCCGGCCTGCTGCGTGGCGCGCAGGTGGAGGCCGCGCCCCTGGGCCAATGGCGCTCGGGCAACCTGTACGTGACGGCCGTGCGCGTGACCAACCGCGCCAGGACGCCCCTGGAGTTGCCGCTGGAGGACATCCGTGGGCGTTGGATCTCCGCGACCGCGCAGCACGGGCGCATCGGCCCGGCCGGCAGCGACTGGGACACCACCGCCCTGTACCTGGTATGCGAGCGCGCCTTCGAGGCCTGCCTGTAACAGGAGAGCGAGCCCATGGCCACCACCAGCAACAAACTCATCCCCCTCCTGGGCACCTTCGGTGCCGTCGTGATCGTCGGCGTGCTGTATCAGCAGTTCTCCGGTCCGTCCCAGCCCAAAGCCGACGCGCCGATGAAGTCCGTGCCCGATCCCGCCAAGGCCAAAGCCGGCCTGCCCAAGGCGGCCGGCGCCGACAACGACACGCCGGCCGAGACGCTCGCCACCGTGGTGGCCAGCAACACGCAGCTGCGCCAGGACGTGGCCAAGATCATCGAGACGAACAACCGCCTGACCGAGGAGAACCGGCGCCTGGGTGGTACTGGTGGCCCGGGCACCCAGGGACCGGCCAACAACCCGAGTGCCGCGTCCGTGCCGGCACCGCAGGCCGCCGCCATCGATCCCCCCGCCGCCGACAAGTCCATCCTGGGGAACGCGATCGACACCGCCGCCGAGGCCGCGGACACGCTCATGAAGGGCCTGCCTGGTCCACCTGGTGTGGCGCCCGGTTCACCGACCACGCGCGGCCCGTCCACGGGGTCGCAGACCGCGACATCCTCGCGCGCCGGCGCCTCGGGCTGGTCGGATGCCGGTGCCGCCGCGCAGGCTGATTCGCACGCCGGGGTGGTCCAGTACAAGCTCATGACGCCCATGGGCTACGTCGCGCATGTGGACCCGGCGCGGGGATCGGGCGCCGTGGCCACGACGCGGTTCGTGCGAACCACGCAGGCGAGCGGCGACGCCGGCGCCGCAGGCACTGCAGGGCCTGCCACGCAGGCCGCAAGAGCCGCCGCGCAGAAGGCCG encodes:
- the pilL2 gene encoding PFGI-1 class ICE element type IV pilus protein PilL2; translation: MLGWLAMPAKAQAVGDGSVRIGRYSTQQAVPVASASDPLAVFATITFPRQQVRTVGDAVRHTLLRTGWQLVDVAALSPEASRFLALPLPESQRMLGPYRVQDILDLLLGTTWQWHRDPVQRRLWFTVTPAYAQLTQTHAAEASASASTQAVADRDARSSPGVPLDAAPADAKEADDAAAR
- a CDS encoding TIGR03747 family integrating conjugative element membrane protein; the protein is MSGAPPKGPVRPRTRGPVELALEIGIGLTFVALFSWFVGILIEIGGMYWLWKDEGAGHARTLVEQDLGYIAAAPRSLLVPDTVAFSRQIVRWVEMPYERLGVLRWYDRFNGPQAAAEPNPSSANAAGGNPLSKGMGRASRSMGKLLSQWALVSMYVAQDVLLRMSVALFALPAFVLACLVGAVDGLVRRDLRRWGGGRESSFVYHHAKRYTAWSLTGGFGLYLTWPFGGFNPAYMVLVFTVLVAATLSTTVAAFKKYV
- a CDS encoding XRE family transcriptional regulator, translating into MQTMKQSPDMKQQFAQTLRQAMENAGYAAKPAVLQREFNSRHPAEKPITLHGVRRWLMGETIPSYPKLQVLSDWLGVPVHDLMHGTTVPSGRPTKTPNPSRPMGYEDRQVVEAFLKLPAAPRRIARDVILAIARADEVGRSS
- a CDS encoding transglycosylase SLT domain-containing protein; protein product: MQTMLPRRSMVLGLLAGMPACVMCAEPNGPWLPYRLEDVKRIEPTGAQISRTPTAAMRRIEPVVQDMLSASMVQSHPPKAYAVTAGRMGVPPWLLFGVALQESKLKFGERTLPYPWTLCVRGQGLRYADYPETLAALKGFIARRVTNIDIGAMQVNWHWHGDKLKQPERALDPYPNLAVGAQILRGHFEAGGNWRRAIALYHTGSDNTHETLSRGARYADQVLQRLGRMGVPVSALLHSVPRPSSEASRAQA
- a CDS encoding PFL_4695 family integrating conjugative element protein, which codes for MWTAAANAGQPALQQIHGSDATVPVAPYLAALVGGEDQEGVMQGVAFPLRTQLRQGVLTAEGVAVFNARWMTQPIVVMGTDWASLQWLQLHQDRLRGLGAAVIVVAADSEDEFKTLQRAAAGVPVAPAQSPWLESRMRAAGVAIYPILIDLDGRARQVLFDGAEDDLGKIGKGTP
- the traD gene encoding type IV conjugative transfer system coupling protein TraD — its product is MKNHAVLEALLRPPIELWSVAMAWGVALVAVVAPWALMMPPLLGWVAAVIAFAFGYQRLRQALQILRYQHYMKYYKVTRISPSKIPVGKDEYYLGEGFEWTQLHTQRKRDATRTEAEPFVKPSATEVAMRRWGTKLNEDMQAKLRRNPSEPTLLVRALAGALASEAWFNPLRSYPDLGGSPILHGVGALQEGPVKMRQSSRSGHMIVMGTTRVGKTRMLEMFATQDIHAGHVTIVIDPKGDAELMLRLYAEAARAGRLDQFYLFHLGYPEISARYNGIGNFARITEVATRATNALPSSGNSAAFKEFSWRFTNIVAQAQVALGRVPTYETLLKDVTGIDGLFMDYARMIFTRLAQQGQHTEWEKRVAALEAVVGTKGGPAVPRSLADRTPDLVAMFLWIRDSKVEDTVLRGLAAAFSYERSFYEKIIASLGPFLEKLTTGAVGKLISPDYFDASDKRPVFDWMTVMRQGGIVYVGLDALSDSVVSSAVGNSMLADLVSVGGKLYKTGLDPHHPDGKLQLPTVCCHFDEVNEIAGPEFVPMVNKLGGSGFRITAYTQSMFDIEARVGDKAKAGQILDNFNHLVMLRVRSVTTANLLAEQVPQVEVVHLTPMSGVTDTAAQGTGVDFTSRNDDIVTTTKVAMIEAADLLSLPQGQAFALLEGNRRFKIRIPLADSTNDPFVPESLKKVASDMRNRYRTSEQWAKETDWMGDWMSAQPLGAAAADLIATDLAQEDAGAHETAVNEAVMTSTALGQIMRHGS